The bacterium genome includes the window CCTGACCTGGCTGATGCGGCTGACCCAGCCGCTTTTCATGGTTTGGAGTCAAGAGATCTCGGGAAGGGATTCGATTCTAATCCTCGGCGGTCTTTTTCTCATCGGCAAAAGCACGCACGAGATCCATACGGCGGTGGAAGGCGCAGAGGGTAAAAAGACCGCGCCCAAAGTCAGCAGTTTTGGCGGTGTGCTGATCATGATCGCA containing:
- a CDS encoding TerC family protein — protein: MFNWLYDPQAWIALATLTSLEIVLGIDNIIFISILVTKLPVEQRNRGRIMGLALAMFARIGLLLSLTWLMRLTQPLFMVWSQEISGRDSILILGGLFLIGKSTHEIHTAVEGAEGKKTAPKVSSFGGVLIMIA